The following are encoded in a window of Castanea sativa cultivar Marrone di Chiusa Pesio chromosome 5, ASM4071231v1 genomic DNA:
- the LOC142637157 gene encoding kxDL motif-containing protein LO9-177, translated as MEMEQTEKEAIRAASAEVSREFKTLINADDLDSLKQSQHLILGRLQDSNAVLSHFNEYLEHCFSEVSVELSWNTRLLRSMKSDLDYVFQKLRSMKSRILATYPDAFPDDSTGEVVDRRPDLEIPQ; from the exons ATGGAGATGGAGCAAACGGAGAAAGAGGCGATAAGAGCGGCTTCAGCTGAGGTTTCTCGTGAATTCAAAACCCTTATCAATGCCGACGATTTGGACTCCCTCAAGCAATCGCAGCACCTTAT ATTAGGAAGATTACAGGATAGCAATGCAGTACTGTCACATTTTAATGAGTATTTAGAGCACTGCTTTTCAGAGGTTTCTGTAGAACTCTCTTGGAATACACGTCTTTTGAGGTCTATGAAGTCAGATCTTGATTACGTATTTCAGAAACTAAG GAGCATGAAATCAAGGATTTTGGCTACCTATCCAGATGCATTTCCAGATGATTCAACAGGAGAAGTAGTTGACAGGAGACCAGACCTTGAAATTCCTCAGTGA